A region from the Methylovorus glucosotrophus genome encodes:
- a CDS encoding YqaJ viral recombinase family protein: MKRTVLNVQQGTPEWLAARAASDGTASEAATAAGKGKYQKRNDLLAQRKTGITPDVSASTQALFDRGHATEAAARPMAESIIEDELSPTTITLEVEGLTLLASLDGITFDDETIFEHKLWSEKLAAQVRAGELEEHYTIQMDQELLVSGAKRCLFMCSDGTEANCVWMWYESSEEKARKVIDTWHQFKKDLAEFVPTAAPEQVKAEVVIELPALFVQAKGEITTSNMKEFGLALADRLKTVRAIELVTDQDFANAKQYAAMFRDQIKKLEAAQESMLSQTASIGEAKRLMDAWAEDLRVTALKLEKDVKREDKAKKEAMILKARQAFIDYVATLEKETDGIRVSQQLPDFAGFIKGKRNYASMQDAIDTALANGKASADAAARDIRTKLAWYRGAAAGHEIIFADLSTIITKPEDDFKLVVKTRLDQHKQDEEKRLEDIRQQEAAKLAAEAMKPAEQETSVEVNAKIEPEPVAQVSPKTVSVNPQYFSGARPTKAELVAVVAKAYSANQDLAEVWLNAAFGPMAKAA, translated from the coding sequence ATGAAACGCACCGTATTGAACGTACAGCAAGGCACTCCAGAATGGCTGGCAGCGCGCGCCGCCAGTGACGGCACGGCATCAGAAGCCGCGACCGCTGCAGGCAAGGGCAAGTACCAGAAGCGCAACGACCTGCTGGCCCAGCGCAAGACGGGCATCACGCCAGATGTCAGCGCCAGCACCCAAGCTTTGTTTGACCGTGGCCATGCCACCGAGGCCGCCGCGCGCCCCATGGCCGAATCCATCATTGAGGATGAACTGTCACCAACCACGATCACACTTGAAGTCGAAGGCCTGACGCTGCTCGCCAGCCTGGATGGCATCACATTCGATGATGAAACCATTTTCGAGCACAAGCTGTGGTCTGAAAAGCTGGCCGCCCAGGTTCGCGCCGGCGAGCTGGAAGAGCACTACACCATCCAGATGGATCAGGAACTGCTGGTATCCGGCGCCAAGCGCTGCCTGTTCATGTGCTCCGATGGCACAGAAGCCAACTGCGTATGGATGTGGTACGAGTCCAGCGAAGAAAAGGCCCGCAAGGTAATTGATACCTGGCACCAGTTCAAGAAAGACCTAGCCGAGTTCGTGCCAACCGCGGCGCCAGAGCAAGTAAAGGCCGAGGTTGTCATTGAGTTGCCAGCCCTCTTCGTGCAGGCCAAGGGTGAAATCACGACCAGCAACATGAAGGAGTTTGGCCTGGCGCTGGCCGACCGTCTTAAAACGGTGCGCGCTATCGAGCTGGTTACGGATCAAGACTTCGCGAATGCCAAACAGTATGCCGCGATGTTCCGCGATCAGATCAAGAAGCTTGAGGCCGCCCAGGAATCCATGCTGTCCCAGACCGCCAGCATCGGTGAAGCAAAACGCCTGATGGATGCATGGGCCGAGGATCTGCGTGTAACCGCGCTCAAGTTGGAAAAGGATGTGAAGCGCGAGGACAAGGCCAAGAAGGAAGCCATGATCCTGAAGGCTCGCCAAGCGTTTATTGATTACGTCGCCACCCTTGAGAAAGAAACGGATGGCATTCGGGTATCTCAGCAGTTACCTGACTTCGCTGGCTTCATCAAGGGCAAGCGGAACTATGCAAGCATGCAGGACGCCATTGATACAGCACTGGCGAACGGCAAGGCCTCTGCTGACGCTGCCGCACGCGACATCCGCACCAAGCTGGCCTGGTACCGTGGTGCCGCTGCCGGGCATGAAATCATCTTCGCTGATCTGTCCACGATCATTACCAAGCCCGAGGACGATTTTAAGCTGGTCGTGAAAACCCGTCTTGACCAGCACAAGCAGGACGAAGAAAAGCGCCTGGAAGATATCCGCCAGCAAGAGGCCGCCAAGCTTGCTGCTGAGGCAATGAAGCCGGCCGAGCAAGAAACCAGTGTTGAGGTCAATGCCAAGATTGAGCCCGAGCCAGTGGCCCAGGTCTCCCCTAAAACTGTCAGCGTAAACCCTCAATATTTTTCCGGTGCACGCCCAACAAAAGCAGAGCTAGTTGCTGTGGTTGCCAAGGCATATTCAGCAAATCAGGATCTGGCAGAGGTATGGCTCAATGCTGCATTCGGACCCATGGCCAAGGCTGCATAG
- a CDS encoding tyrosine-type recombinase/integrase has product MASIKPTASGKWRAEVSVKYQRKVKTFRTKGEAQSWANMTELELEKSEAGVKNITFGSLLEKYRDEVSVRKSGERKERIRINAFIRDEPEICKTKLEALTKMQFTKFRDKRMKVVSGSTIIREMNMLSNVFTVAINEWGWIKVNPMSSIKRPQHAPPRDTLITQNQIDAVVHASGYADDEVPNTVIARTGAAFLFAIETAMREKEICGLRLSDVSGRVAKVKASKTRAGVRDVPLSTRALQIIENVKRVDIEGESIFNLKESQIVSHFRKIKALAGIDNIVFHDTRHLAITRLAKVFNVLELARIVGHKDLKMLMIYYNETAENLADKLD; this is encoded by the coding sequence ATGGCATCCATCAAACCAACCGCATCAGGAAAATGGCGCGCCGAAGTCTCGGTAAAATATCAGCGCAAGGTGAAGACGTTCCGCACCAAGGGTGAGGCGCAGTCATGGGCCAATATGACAGAGCTGGAGCTGGAAAAGAGCGAAGCTGGGGTAAAAAATATCACCTTTGGCAGCCTGCTGGAAAAATACCGGGATGAGGTCAGCGTGCGTAAGTCAGGTGAACGCAAGGAACGCATCAGGATCAACGCTTTTATTCGTGATGAGCCGGAGATATGCAAAACCAAGCTTGAAGCGCTGACAAAGATGCAATTTACCAAGTTTCGGGACAAGCGCATGAAAGTAGTCTCGGGGTCCACGATCATCCGCGAAATGAATATGCTCTCCAATGTATTCACCGTAGCGATCAATGAATGGGGATGGATCAAGGTCAACCCCATGAGCAGCATTAAGCGCCCCCAGCATGCCCCGCCGAGAGATACCCTAATAACGCAGAATCAGATTGATGCCGTCGTGCATGCGTCCGGCTATGCTGATGATGAGGTGCCTAATACCGTCATTGCGCGCACTGGAGCGGCTTTTCTGTTTGCGATAGAGACAGCCATGCGGGAAAAGGAAATATGCGGCTTGCGGCTTTCCGATGTATCTGGCCGTGTGGCAAAGGTAAAGGCATCAAAGACCAGGGCAGGCGTGCGCGACGTGCCTTTATCGACACGGGCCTTGCAGATCATTGAGAACGTGAAGCGAGTAGATATTGAGGGCGAATCAATCTTTAATCTGAAAGAGTCGCAGATAGTCAGTCACTTTAGAAAGATCAAAGCGCTGGCCGGAATAGACAATATTGTGTTTCACGATACCAGGCACTTGGCTATCACGCGACTGGCGAAGGTGTTTAATGTGCTGGAGCTGGCAAGAATAGTGGGGCACAAGGATTTAAAGATGCTTATGATTTACTACAATGAGACAGCGGAAAACCTAGCCGACAAGCTAGATTAA
- a CDS encoding peroxiredoxin — MMNIFVLRALPMKILLASAFVFLGFLLYRSFAMASPLPQVGQAAPHFSLTGIKGDVHGLNDYQGSWLVLYFYPKDDTPGCTKEACSFRDDMVQLEKLGAKIVGISVDDTESHAKFAKKYNLPFPLLSDTNGKVAASYGALTNLGIIKIAKRYTFLINPQGQIAKVYQSVDTSRHSQEIIDDLRQLSAR, encoded by the coding sequence ATGATGAATATCTTTGTTCTGCGGGCTTTACCAATGAAAATCCTTCTTGCGTCTGCTTTTGTGTTTCTCGGCTTTCTGCTTTACCGCTCATTTGCCATGGCGAGCCCTTTGCCGCAGGTGGGGCAGGCGGCACCGCATTTTTCGCTCACTGGCATCAAGGGTGACGTGCATGGCTTGAATGATTACCAAGGAAGCTGGCTGGTGCTGTACTTCTACCCCAAGGACGATACGCCGGGCTGCACCAAGGAGGCTTGCAGCTTCCGCGATGACATGGTGCAGCTGGAAAAACTGGGCGCGAAGATTGTAGGCATTAGCGTGGATGACACCGAGTCGCACGCTAAATTTGCCAAAAAGTACAATCTGCCGTTTCCATTGCTGTCAGATACCAATGGCAAAGTGGCTGCCAGTTATGGCGCCTTAACCAATCTTGGCATCATCAAAATCGCCAAGCGCTATACCTTCCTGATCAATCCTCAGGGCCAGATTGCCAAGGTCTACCAAAGCGTGGATACTTCGCGCCACTCGCAGGAAATTATCGATGATTTGCGCCAGCTCAGCGCGCGGTAA
- a CDS encoding lytic transglycosylase domain-containing protein: protein MRHSLTLLFLLLLMAPWRADADIYMLKNDADEIVLSNLQPPENATGYKVLVSEDASQHPASHASRPSPLSKTSLPYAASVQQAARLTAIEPALLHAIMHVESGGNRQALSPRGAAGLMQLMPATARRYGVRDPLDARQNLLAAAQYLQSLKQQFHGDMSLMLAAYNAGPQAVIRHGYQVPPYAETQRYVPHVLQHYRQLQQRISGMP from the coding sequence ATGCGGCATTCACTCACCCTCCTCTTTTTGCTTTTGCTGATGGCGCCATGGCGGGCTGATGCCGATATCTACATGCTGAAAAATGACGCCGACGAGATCGTGCTCAGCAATTTACAGCCACCCGAAAACGCGACCGGTTATAAAGTGCTGGTCAGCGAAGATGCATCGCAGCATCCAGCATCGCATGCCAGCCGCCCTTCCCCGCTTTCAAAGACCAGCTTGCCCTATGCCGCCAGCGTGCAGCAGGCGGCCAGACTCACCGCGATCGAGCCCGCCTTATTGCACGCCATCATGCATGTGGAATCCGGGGGCAATCGGCAGGCGCTGTCGCCCCGTGGCGCCGCCGGCTTGATGCAGTTGATGCCCGCCACCGCCAGACGCTATGGTGTGCGGGATCCACTGGATGCCAGGCAGAATCTGCTGGCCGCTGCCCAATATCTGCAGTCGCTCAAACAACAGTTTCATGGCGATATGTCGCTTATGCTCGCCGCCTACAATGCCGGGCCGCAGGCCGTAATACGGCATGGCTACCAGGTGCCACCCTATGCGGAAACCCAGCGCTACGTGCCCCACGTGCTGCAGCATTATCGCCAGTTGCAGCAGCGCATTTCCGGCATGCCCTAG
- a CDS encoding type II secretion system protein, whose product MPNGRAATASEYRRGEQRGFSYIGLLLMIAIAGVGLAAVGMRWHHQLRAEKEKQLLFVGHQYRAAIASYQAANPSGVNMYPASLDDLLLDKRYPNIKRHLRKRYDDPITGSAEWGLIRQRGRIIGIYSLSTEKPIKQAGFASDDRGFKGASRYSQWVFGQQLLEPEEAATPGAGATQP is encoded by the coding sequence ATGCCGAATGGTAGGGCAGCTACGGCCAGCGAATATCGCCGCGGCGAACAGCGCGGATTCAGCTATATCGGGCTGTTGCTGATGATCGCCATTGCCGGTGTTGGACTTGCTGCGGTGGGCATGCGCTGGCATCACCAGCTGCGTGCCGAAAAGGAAAAGCAGCTCTTGTTTGTGGGGCATCAGTACCGGGCGGCGATTGCCAGTTATCAGGCGGCGAATCCCTCGGGTGTCAATATGTATCCGGCCAGCCTGGATGACCTGTTGCTGGATAAACGCTACCCCAACATCAAGCGGCACCTTCGCAAACGATACGATGACCCGATCACCGGCAGCGCCGAGTGGGGCCTGATCAGGCAGCGCGGACGCATAATCGGCATTTACAGTCTTTCGACGGAAAAGCCCATCAAACAGGCGGGCTTTGCCTCGGATGACCGCGGGTTTAAAGGCGCGAGCCGCTATAGCCAGTGGGTATTCGGGCAGCAACTGCTGGAGCCGGAGGAGGCCGCCACGCCAGGTGCGGGCGCCACGCAACCCTAA
- a CDS encoding type II secretion system protein translates to MGAGTVTGSNGPSRKRLKGFTLIELMVVMTIVALLIAVAVPRYFHSVDKARESTLRHDLNVMREAIDKFYGDHERYPASLEELVSLHYLRAVPPDPITGSRETWVLIAPEVNVNGVEAGSAGAVYDIRSGAPGNGRDGTAYAEW, encoded by the coding sequence ATGGGAGCTGGTACCGTGACTGGTAGCAACGGCCCTAGCCGCAAGCGCTTGAAGGGCTTTACCCTGATCGAACTCATGGTCGTAATGACCATCGTCGCCTTGCTGATTGCGGTGGCGGTACCACGCTATTTTCATAGTGTGGACAAGGCCCGTGAATCCACACTAAGGCATGATCTCAATGTGATGCGCGAAGCCATCGACAAGTTTTACGGGGACCATGAGCGCTATCCGGCATCGCTGGAGGAACTGGTGAGTCTGCATTATCTGCGCGCCGTGCCACCAGACCCCATCACCGGTTCACGCGAGACCTGGGTGCTGATCGCGCCGGAAGTGAATGTGAATGGTGTGGAGGCGGGCAGTGCGGGGGCGGTGTATGACATCCGTAGCGGGGCGCCGGGCAATGGACGCGATGGAACGGCCTATGCCGAATGGTAG
- a CDS encoding type II secretion system protein: MKSRAGFTLIEMVVTVVIVSILAAAAMPVLQLTLKRNKEAELRTCLRQIREALDAYKLAYDEGKIKRGLDQSGYPPSLDVLERGVQDQTRPDRKIIRFIRKIPRDPLNHDLTLAPADTWGQRSYQSEADAPSEGVDVYDVYSKSPEQAINGSWYRDW, translated from the coding sequence ATGAAGTCCCGCGCCGGATTCACGCTGATCGAGATGGTGGTCACGGTGGTGATCGTGTCTATCCTCGCTGCGGCGGCGATGCCGGTGCTGCAGCTCACACTCAAGCGCAACAAGGAGGCCGAGTTGCGCACCTGCTTGCGCCAGATTCGCGAGGCGCTGGATGCCTACAAACTGGCCTATGACGAAGGCAAGATCAAGCGCGGGCTGGACCAGTCCGGCTATCCGCCCAGTCTGGATGTGCTGGAGCGCGGCGTGCAGGACCAGACGCGGCCAGACAGGAAAATCATCCGCTTCATCCGCAAGATTCCACGCGATCCTCTCAATCATGATCTGACGCTGGCCCCGGCTGATACCTGGGGCCAGCGTAGCTACCAGAGCGAGGCCGATGCGCCCAGCGAAGGTGTGGATGTTTACGATGTGTATTCCAAAAGCCCGGAGCAGGCGATTAATGGGAGCTGGTACCGTGACTGGTAG
- a CDS encoding secretin N-terminal domain-containing protein, which yields MKPVRLSTLCSLLMLTMLNACAFAPWPKSEVKGDTPETRVHSAEENLQAKPEAAVPRKDILITQEQAVQELLTEAEKQRNAGHFVEANALYDRVIALAPNNVRAIAGKASITREYAHSKRLDQARAMLDNQNSEGAWSILRNILMENPDNKEAQQLQASIRASRDVAQTEPPRLKPPFQKPVSLEFRDANIKMVFEALSRATGINFILDKDIRADAKATVYIRKASIEDAIEMVLATNGLQKKALTETSALIFPNTPQKVKDYKELMIRSFYLTNASAKQVASTLKTVLKTKDVVVDERLNMIVMRDTPEVIHIAEKLVAANDLADPEVMLEIEVLEISRSRLQELGIAYPNQISVNSRIPVTTSTAGSGIAVTSTVATDSPLTLEGLLNLNSSRFDVSPNPAVNFRKTTGDVNLISNPRIRVRNNEKAKILVGDKVPIITTTSTANVGISENVTYIDVGLKLDVEPRITLDDFVNIKIGLEVSSLGDRTTTRNGATVYTIGTRNASTLLRLKDGEMQILAGLIQDEERKNASKLPALGDIPILGRLFSNQEDRKNKTEIVLAITPRILGNIRRPDAEISEYWSGTENGISDKPQLAAPAGGGSPAASGPAEESTSEAVAADTTGVSSEDAAIAQPAPAAANASQTAPTAPVNAVPAPAAQPAVEGVDLSR from the coding sequence ATGAAACCTGTTCGCCTTTCAACACTCTGTAGCCTGTTAATGCTGACCATGCTCAATGCCTGCGCCTTTGCGCCTTGGCCCAAGTCCGAGGTCAAGGGCGATACCCCCGAAACGCGGGTACACAGCGCAGAGGAAAACCTGCAGGCCAAGCCCGAGGCCGCCGTGCCACGCAAAGATATATTGATTACGCAGGAGCAGGCGGTGCAGGAATTGCTGACCGAGGCGGAAAAGCAGCGCAACGCCGGCCATTTTGTTGAAGCCAACGCCCTGTATGACCGCGTGATTGCGCTTGCCCCCAACAATGTGCGGGCGATTGCCGGCAAGGCCAGCATCACCCGCGAATATGCCCACAGCAAACGGCTGGATCAGGCACGCGCCATGCTGGACAACCAGAATAGCGAGGGCGCCTGGTCGATATTGCGCAATATCCTGATGGAAAACCCGGATAACAAGGAAGCGCAGCAGTTGCAGGCCAGCATACGCGCTAGCCGCGATGTGGCGCAGACGGAGCCGCCACGCCTCAAGCCGCCATTCCAGAAACCGGTGAGCCTGGAGTTTCGCGATGCCAATATCAAGATGGTATTCGAGGCGCTGTCGCGCGCCACTGGCATCAACTTCATTCTGGACAAGGATATTCGCGCCGATGCCAAGGCCACGGTGTATATCCGCAAGGCCTCGATTGAAGATGCCATTGAGATGGTGCTGGCGACCAATGGCCTGCAGAAGAAAGCTCTCACCGAAACCAGCGCGCTTATTTTCCCCAATACGCCGCAGAAGGTAAAAGACTACAAGGAGCTGATGATACGCAGCTTTTACCTGACCAATGCCTCGGCAAAACAGGTGGCCTCCACCCTGAAAACCGTGCTCAAGACCAAGGATGTGGTGGTGGACGAGCGGCTTAATATGATCGTCATGCGCGATACGCCGGAGGTGATTCATATCGCCGAAAAACTGGTGGCGGCGAATGACCTGGCTGATCCTGAAGTCATGCTGGAAATCGAGGTGCTGGAAATCAGCCGCAGCCGCCTGCAGGAGCTGGGCATTGCCTACCCCAACCAGATTTCGGTGAATAGCCGCATCCCCGTGACCACCTCCACGGCGGGGTCGGGTATTGCGGTCACGTCTACCGTGGCAACGGATTCGCCACTGACGCTGGAAGGCTTGCTCAATCTTAATTCCAGCCGCTTTGATGTCTCGCCCAACCCGGCGGTCAATTTCCGCAAAACCACAGGTGACGTCAATCTTATTTCCAACCCGCGCATACGCGTGCGCAATAACGAGAAGGCCAAGATACTGGTGGGCGACAAGGTGCCGATTATCACCACCACCTCCACCGCCAATGTCGGCATTTCAGAAAACGTGACCTATATCGATGTCGGCCTCAAGCTGGATGTGGAGCCGCGCATCACGCTGGATGATTTCGTCAATATCAAGATCGGCCTGGAGGTGAGCTCGCTGGGCGACCGCACCACCACGCGCAATGGCGCCACGGTGTATACCATAGGCACGCGCAATGCCAGCACGCTGTTGCGGCTGAAGGATGGCGAGATGCAGATACTGGCCGGGCTGATACAGGATGAAGAGCGCAAAAACGCCAGCAAGCTGCCTGCGCTGGGCGATATTCCCATCCTCGGGCGGCTGTTTTCCAATCAGGAAGACCGCAAGAACAAGACCGAAATCGTGCTGGCGATTACGCCACGCATTCTGGGCAATATCCGGCGGCCTGACGCGGAAATTTCCGAATACTGGTCAGGTACCGAGAATGGCATTTCGGACAAGCCGCAGCTGGCAGCGCCCGCTGGCGGTGGCAGCCCGGCTGCCAGTGGACCGGCGGAGGAGTCTACTTCTGAAGCCGTGGCAGCAGATACCACTGGTGTCTCTTCTGAAGATGCTGCCATTGCCCAGCCTGCTCCTGCAGCAGCCAATGCCAGCCAGACGGCGCCCACGGCGCCCGTCAACGCTGTCCCAGCGCCTGCAGCACAACCGGCAGTGGAAGGTGTGGACCTGTCGCGATGA
- a CDS encoding type 4a pilus biogenesis protein PilO, with product MTQLLRTIDTLRFWLGTAGQVGLLLMILLMLFGLLVMLPAQQKLQTLREQLEWMQAQPKAQARPAPVLAESQQLQQFYAQFPPQDSLSELLRALHKLAQESGMNLVMGDYKLSHQRDNTALQRYEITLPVKARYGALRAFIAQAALRFPTLGLSDISIKRDGIQDDEAEVKLSYVWLLRGEGT from the coding sequence ATGACGCAGTTGCTGCGCACGATAGACACCTTGCGGTTCTGGCTGGGAACAGCCGGGCAGGTGGGGCTGCTGCTGATGATATTACTCATGCTGTTTGGCCTGTTGGTAATGCTGCCCGCACAGCAAAAGCTGCAAACCCTGCGCGAGCAGCTGGAGTGGATGCAGGCGCAACCCAAAGCCCAGGCCAGGCCAGCGCCCGTATTGGCCGAAAGCCAGCAACTGCAACAGTTCTATGCGCAGTTCCCACCGCAGGACAGCCTGTCTGAACTGCTGCGTGCGCTGCATAAGCTCGCGCAGGAAAGTGGCATGAACCTGGTGATGGGCGATTACAAGTTATCGCATCAGCGCGATAACACGGCCTTGCAGCGCTACGAGATCACTCTGCCGGTCAAGGCGCGCTATGGGGCGCTGCGCGCCTTCATTGCCCAGGCGGCGCTGCGCTTTCCCACGCTGGGGCTCAGCGACATCAGCATCAAGCGCGATGGCATTCAGGACGACGAAGCCGAGGTGAAACTGAGCTATGTGTGGCTGTTGCGAGGCGAGGGCACATGA
- a CDS encoding PilN domain-containing protein, whose amino-acid sequence MRALRVDFIADNQPKGWGRLLAAAGILLALIGWQGYAAIQHQTEAVQSALAEASKQAGLAPSRQPRQASSPATQHAIQQARSLADFLQIPWGDLFAGLEAASSPDFALLGIEPDARKRQLKLSAEADSRDAVFDYMQRLEATPQFSHVILLKHEKQQEQAEQPWRVVLIATWHDMPVSIPLETLQVAP is encoded by the coding sequence ATGCGTGCATTGCGGGTGGATTTCATTGCCGATAACCAGCCAAAGGGCTGGGGACGCCTGCTGGCCGCGGCGGGCATACTACTGGCGCTGATTGGCTGGCAGGGGTATGCGGCGATTCAGCATCAGACAGAAGCCGTGCAGTCGGCGCTGGCAGAGGCCAGCAAACAGGCTGGGCTGGCGCCGTCACGTCAGCCGCGCCAGGCATCTTCGCCTGCCACCCAGCACGCCATACAGCAGGCACGCAGCCTGGCGGATTTTCTGCAGATTCCATGGGGCGACCTGTTTGCCGGGCTCGAGGCAGCCAGCAGCCCGGACTTTGCGCTACTGGGCATAGAGCCGGATGCGCGCAAACGCCAACTCAAGCTCTCCGCCGAAGCGGACAGTCGCGATGCGGTGTTCGATTACATGCAGCGCCTGGAAGCCACGCCGCAATTCAGCCATGTCATTCTGCTCAAGCATGAAAAGCAGCAGGAGCAGGCCGAGCAGCCCTGGCGCGTGGTGCTGATCGCGACCTGGCATGACATGCCCGTTTCAATACCGCTTGAAACCTTGCAGGTGGCGCCATGA
- a CDS encoding GspE/PulE family protein, protein MSLISAQTLGTARQLAAQSSRRLMEVLQDQSAMAPEAFVAELSHALHYPVLDNRTMHALSTDFEVMPFAEAYRRECIPLRGEDGQLLIVIADPFASDIQAWLLDTVHEPFTLYLAHYADISAFLSRHEETLNAMDRVLAGDMAPDAHSVHAEGVEHLSLSRISEDSSPVIRLVNSTLYDAMKIGASDIHLETTLTGLALKYRIDGVLDAVGQIQGVDMAEQIVSRIKVMAELDIAERRIPQDGRFKVHIQQREVDLRVSIMPSVYGEDAVLRILDRKSLTEQSRGLTLENVGLDALTRQQFRALAREPYGMVLVTGPTGSGKTTTLYAAISEVNTGRDKIITIEDPVEYNLPGVLQIPVNEKKGLTFARGLRSILRHDPDKIMVGEIRDSETAQIAVQSALTGHLVFTTVHANNVFDVIGRFINMDVDTYSFVSALNGILAQRLVRLNCTHCLVDDQPDAELLQASMISETEAASMQFRKGQGCGHCRGSGYKGRMAVAELLILDDEIREMIVSRQPIRQLKDTARRKGLRLLRQAAVEAVAEGKTTLEEINRVTFITA, encoded by the coding sequence ATGAGCCTGATCAGCGCACAAACCCTGGGAACAGCCCGGCAGTTGGCGGCACAGTCGAGCCGTCGCCTGATGGAAGTGCTGCAAGACCAGAGCGCCATGGCACCAGAGGCATTTGTCGCCGAGCTGTCACACGCATTGCATTACCCGGTGCTGGATAACCGCACCATGCACGCGCTCAGCACCGATTTTGAGGTCATGCCGTTTGCCGAGGCTTATCGCCGCGAATGCATTCCCCTGCGGGGCGAAGATGGTCAGCTGCTGATAGTAATTGCCGACCCGTTTGCCAGCGATATTCAGGCCTGGCTGCTCGACACCGTGCATGAGCCATTCACGCTCTATCTCGCGCATTATGCCGATATCAGCGCCTTTCTCTCGCGCCATGAAGAAACCCTTAACGCCATGGACCGGGTGCTGGCCGGCGACATGGCGCCCGATGCCCATTCTGTGCATGCAGAAGGAGTAGAGCATCTTTCCTTAAGCCGCATTTCCGAAGACAGCAGCCCGGTGATCCGCCTGGTGAATTCCACGTTGTATGACGCCATGAAGATAGGTGCCAGCGATATACACCTGGAAACCACGCTGACTGGCCTTGCCCTCAAATACCGCATTGATGGTGTGCTGGATGCCGTGGGCCAGATACAGGGCGTGGACATGGCCGAGCAGATCGTCTCGCGCATCAAGGTCATGGCCGAGCTCGATATTGCCGAGCGCCGCATCCCGCAGGATGGCCGTTTCAAGGTGCATATCCAGCAGCGCGAGGTGGACTTGCGCGTATCCATCATGCCCAGCGTGTATGGCGAAGATGCGGTGTTGCGGATATTGGATCGCAAGTCGCTCACCGAACAGTCGCGCGGACTCACGCTGGAAAATGTCGGCCTTGATGCCCTGACGCGCCAGCAGTTTCGCGCCCTGGCCCGCGAGCCCTACGGCATGGTGCTGGTCACCGGCCCCACTGGCAGCGGCAAGACCACCACGCTGTATGCGGCCATCTCCGAAGTGAATACCGGCCGCGACAAGATCATCACCATCGAAGACCCGGTGGAGTACAACCTGCCCGGTGTGCTGCAGATTCCAGTCAATGAAAAAAAAGGCCTGACCTTTGCCCGTGGCCTGCGCTCCATACTGCGGCACGACCCGGACAAGATCATGGTCGGCGAAATCCGCGATTCGGAAACAGCGCAGATTGCCGTGCAATCCGCCTTGACTGGCCATCTGGTGTTTACCACCGTGCACGCCAACAACGTGTTTGATGTCATCGGCCGCTTTATCAATATGGACGTTGATACCTACAGTTTTGTCTCCGCGCTCAATGGCATTCTGGCGCAACGGCTGGTGCGCCTCAATTGCACGCATTGCCTGGTGGATGACCAGCCGGATGCCGAGCTGCTGCAGGCCTCCATGATCAGCGAGACCGAGGCCGCCAGCATGCAGTTTCGCAAGGGTCAGGGCTGCGGCCATTGTCGTGGTAGCGGCTACAAGGGCCGCATGGCGGTGGCGGAGCTGTTGATTCTGGATGATGAAATCCGCGAGATGATCGTCTCGCGCCAGCCCATACGCCAGCTCAAGGACACCGCGCGCCGCAAGGGCCTGCGCCTATTGCGCCAGGCCGCCGTTGAAGCCGTGGCCGAGGGCAAAACCACATTGGAAGAAATCAATCGTGTTACCTTCATCACGGCCTAG